In Humulus lupulus chromosome 7, drHumLupu1.1, whole genome shotgun sequence, the following are encoded in one genomic region:
- the LOC133789407 gene encoding uncharacterized protein LOC133789407, producing the protein MENGKNCHCRPPRPVVERTAWTNKNPGRRFRTCNKYRIHGGCNFFEWIDPPMCHRAKVVIPGLLRKIGDLETEITSLSTTTDIGSHRQCSGSSNGFETQSHNLQNVGRESCESCVESRGRVNDGGRMQCYYFLNTMYFAVILLVVVIWATKSK; encoded by the exons ATGGAGAACGGAAAAAATTGCCATTGTCGACCACCAAGGCCAGTGGTAGAAAGAACGGCTTGGACAAACAAAAATCCTGGGCGAAGATTCAGAACATGCAACAAGTATCGG ATTCATGGTGGGTGTAATTTCTTTGAATGGATAGACCCTCCAATGTGCCATCGAGCAAAGGTGGTCATCCCTGGACTACTAAGAAAAATTGGTGACCTTGAAACTGAAATCACATCCCTAAGTACGACAACTGACATTGGAAGTCATCGACAATGCAGTGGTTCTTCAAATGGATTTGAGACACAATCTCACAACCTTCAAAATGTTGGAAGAGAAAGCTGTGAAAGTTGTGTTGAAAGCAGGGGTAGAGTAAATGATGGAGGTCGAATGCAGTGTTACTACTTTTTGAATACTATGTATTTTGCTGTAATTCTATTGGTTGTGGTTATTTGGGCTACAAAATCAAAGTAG